Proteins from a single region of Primulina tabacum isolate GXHZ01 chromosome 5, ASM2559414v2, whole genome shotgun sequence:
- the LOC142547224 gene encoding protein JINGUBANG-like, producing the protein MIKNMIEDQTNLTMLEENNNNNHSHISSSSAASNDVDDFAMRNSNFSAYDANRLSCEGSPMMMSPWNQTSPFAKSPWSNFSESSSQNIPQNGLICSLVREEGHIYSLAAKNDILYTGSDSKNIRVWKNMQEFSAFKSNSGLVKAIIICGDKIFTGHQDGKVRVWKINPKDPSLHKRCGTFPTFFDIFKASIRPKNYVEVKRKRTAIWIKHTDAISCLSMNQETGLLYSASWDRTFKVWRVQNSKCVESVKAHDDAVNSVVSSINGIVYTGSADGTVKVWKREQNGKVVRHVLTQTLLSQESAVTALAVNGTGSIVYCGSSDGLVNFWEVEKQLSHGGVLKGHKLAVLCLSSAGNLVFSGSADKTICIWRREGAVHTCLSVLTGHTGPVKCLAVEEDKESTSTGDKKWVVYSGSLDKSVKVWSVSETAPDLQQMALMQQSEGNFNWESIPSAKY; encoded by the coding sequence ATGATCAAGAATATGATAGAAGATCAAACTAACTTAACAATGTTGGAagaaaacaacaacaacaaccaTTCCCACATTTCATCCTCATCAGCCGCCTCTAACGATGTGGATGATTTCGCCATGCGAAACAGCAACTTCTCGGCCTATGATGCCAACCGCCTCAGCTGTGAGGGATCCCCAATGATGATGTCTCCATGGAACCAAACCTCGCCCTTTGCTAAGTCCCCTTGGTCTAACTTCTCTGAAAGCTCGTCCCAAAACATCCCTCAAAACGGTCTAATCTGTTCACTAGTTCGAGAAGAGGGCCACATCTATTCACTAGCAGCCAAGAATGACATCCTCTACACTGGCTCGGACAGCAAGAACATCCGAGTTTGGAAAAATATGCAAGAATTCTCAGCTTTCAAATCCAACAGCGGCCTTGTTAAGGCCATTATCATATGTGGTGATAAGATTTTCACTGGCCATCAAGATGGGAAGGTTCGCGTGTGGAAGATCAATCCTAAAGATCCTAGTTTGCACAAACGCTGCGGCACCTTCCCTACATTCTTTGACATCTTCAAAGCCTCAATCAGGCCGAAAAACTATGTGGAGGTAAAGCGCAAGAGGACAGCGATTTGGATCAAGCATACAGATGCCATTTCTTGCTTAAGCATGAATCAAGAAACAGGGCTACTCTATTCTGCTTCGTGGGACAGAACTTTTAAGGTGTGGAGGGTGCAGAATTCGAAATGCGTCGAATCGGTCAAGGCACACGACGATGCTGTCAACTCCGTTGTGTCGAGCATCAATGGGATCGTCTACACTGGCTCAGCAGACGGGACCGTTAAAGTCTGGAAAAGGGAACAAAATGGTAAGGTGGTGAGGCATGTATTAACACAGACACTTCTCAGCCAAGAATCCGCAGTCACAGCACTGGCTGTCAACGGAACAGGTTCTATCGTGTACTGTGGGTCGTCAGATGGACTGGTGAATTTCTGGGAAGTGGAGAAACAGCTGTCACACGGCGGTGTGCTGAAGGGGCACAAACTGGCTGTTCTCTGCTTGTCATCGGCTGGGAATTTGGTTTTCAGCGGGTCTGCTGATAAGACTATATGCATATGGAGGAGGGAAGGGGCCGTGCACACATGCCTGTCCGTGCTTACAGGACACACGGGGCCGGTGAAGTGCCTGGCCGTGGAGGAGGACAAGGAATCAACCAGCACCGGAGATAAGAAGTGGGTGGTTTATAGTGGGAGTCTTGATAAATCAGTGAAGGTGTGGAGCGTGTCGGAGACGGCGCCGGATTTGCAGCAGATGGCTTTGATGCAACAGAGTGAGGGGAATTTTAACTGGGAATCAATACCATCTGCCAAGTATTGA
- the LOC142544224 gene encoding uncharacterized protein LOC142544224 encodes MATRGRGRGRPRQDIPVAQDQGSATHTQMDITPTPMEILLAKFQSLHPPMLKGTENALECENWLENMDQLFESLEYPDDRRIKLVVHQLLDVAKSWWIMTKKALEGRGTIVTWDIFKSEFYQRFFPTSYRKDRGAEFANLKQGNLNIEEYVAKFSNLLRFAPHVASDEEAKADHFINGLNPDIFTLVNTGRPNTFAEALDRAKGAETGIIRQRGSQMQRPQEPLV; translated from the coding sequence atggctactcgaggtagaggtcgtggtagacctagacaggacataccagtggcacaagatcagggcagtgctactcatactcagatggatataactccgactccgatggagatactgttagccaaatttcagtctttgcatccaccgatgttgaagggtaccgagaatgcattagagtgtgagaactggttggagaatatggatcaattatttgaatctcttgagtatccagatgatcgtagaatcaaattagttgttcatcagttattggatgttgctaagagttggtggatcatgaccaagaaagctttagagggtcgaggtacgattgttacctgggatatttttaaatctgaattttatcagcgtttctttcctacatcttacaggaaagataggggagccgagtttgcaaatttaaagcagggaaatctgaatattgaggaatatgttgctaagttctcgaatttactgagatttgctcctcatgtagcatccgatgaagaagctaaggccgatcacttcataaatggtcttaaccctgatatctttaccttggttaataccggaaggcctaacacttttgctgaggctcttgatcgagccaagggagctgagACCGGAATCATTAGGCAGAGAGGTTCTCAGATGCAACGACCCCAAGAGCCACTAGTATAG